In Nematostella vectensis chromosome 2, jaNemVect1.1, whole genome shotgun sequence, one genomic interval encodes:
- the LOC5521213 gene encoding major facilitator superfamily domain-containing protein 6 codes for MTGNPRSEKPSPTLDERRASEIPLSLKKLELQQNGTLSKVNKTLLFFKYFYFVFYSAIGTVFPFLNGYIRQIGISNDQMQILSGVRPLIHLVFAPLWGVLGDRCISKKMIIQFSLFVWLVVTISMAFLEPTGQTCQVISINQTIIKVVNSTEVKTGFFRRKRSIIDIEEYPMDYGYAAHAMNTRGTFEATFGSSSSGSGSHDLDSSISGSGTTGSGDDHVVFKTMKTHENLPTLAISDKARKDDDVIITTRNLFRSSSGEIYETFLTALVLLMTIELFLCPVLVFLDSVLLNRQHEDSFSYGQQRLFGSLGYVILFLTVGVLLERSARTVCGDLFQDYVICFCFFCFMTVLTLVVTVNFDIPYIKPDPDPLGRLKATFYDRHHGTLLASVCFMGFSHSVLTSFYDSYLLNSGVDYTTTVAINVFRFSGEPIAFFLSSMILNRAGTINVLFGIILVTSVNLFCSSFISGPWHLVSFGFVEGFTYGTSWVAMATYLVSSAPTDSTSTVQGVLQSVYWGLGGLLGVLIGNNLISMIGSAASLRLFSVMALVIAIIFTIGLRGFYFSESNYFTAMMTRVYCLGSAAKCVVIPPGKSVVDSNIRGLGLDVERASKSNCGGKKDRRKSKQEKGSKSECGSDTRNTPSP; via the exons ATGACAGGCAACCCGAGAAGCGAGAAGCCATCTCCTACACTCGATGAACGGCGTGCAAGTGAGATTCCATTGTCCTTAAAGAAACTCGAGCTTCAACAAAACGGGACGCTTTCTAAAGTGAACAAGACTTTGCTGTTTTTCAAATACTTTTATTTCGTTTTCTATAGCGCTATTGGGACTGTGTTTCCGTTTCTGAATGGGTACATTCGTCAGATTGGTATTTCTAATGATCAGATGCAGATTCTCTCAGGAGTTCGACCCTTGATTCATCTGGTGTTTGCCCCTCTGTGGGGGGTCCTCGGTGATAGATGCATCTCTAAAAAGATGATCATACAATTCTCTTTGTTTGTATGGCTCGTTGTAACGATATCTATGGCGTTTCTTGAACCCACCGGTCAGACCTGCCAAGTGATTTCAATCAATCAAACAATCATTAAGGTGGTCAACTCCACAGAGGTAAAAACAGGGTTCTTTAGACGAAAACGAAGTATCATCGACATCGAGGAGTATCCAATGGATTATGGGTATGCGGCACACGCCATGAACACTCGGGGGACATTTGAAGCTACCTTTGGCTCAAGTAGTAGTGGGTCAGGATCACACGATCTCGATTCCTCAATTTCAGGAAGTGGAACCACCGGATCCGGAGATGATCATGTTGTCTTCAAAACCATGAAAACACACGAAAATCTTCCTACGCTTGCAATCAGCGACAAAGCACGAAAGGACGACGACGTCATTATAACTACTAGAAACCTATTCCGTAGTAGTTCCGGGGAGATATACGAGACATTCCTTACGGCTTTAGTGTTATTAATGACAATTGAGCTATTTTTGTGCCCAGTCCTTGTGTTTTTGGACTCCGTATTGCTGAACAGGCAGCATGAAGACAGTTTTTCATACGGCCAGCAAAGGCTTTTCGGTTCCCTTGGATATGTCATTCTTTTCCTTACTGTCGGGGTGCTGTTAGAGAGATCAGCAAGAACAGTCTGCGGCGATCTTTTTCAGGACTACGTTATCTGcttctgtttcttttgtttcatGACGGTACTAACACTAGTGGTGACAGTCAATTTCGACATCCCTTACATAAAGCCCGACCCTGACCCTCTGGGGAGACTCAAAGCTACATTCTACGATCGCCACCACGGGACCCTTCTCGCCTCTGTGTGTTTCATGGGGTTCTCACACTCTGTTCTAACCAGCTTCTACGACTCGTATCTCCTCAACAGCGGGGTTGACTACACGACTACAGTTGCCATAAACGTCTTTCGATTTTCAGGCGAACCTATCGCATTTTTCCTGAGCAGCATGATCCTAAACAGGGCAGGCACTATCAATGTTCTTTTCGGGATAATTCTCGTCACATCTGTGAATCTCTTTTGTAGCTCGTTTATCTCTGGCCCCTGGCATTTAGTGTCTTTTGGGTTTGTAGAAGGGTTTACATACGGGACATCATGGGTGGCTATGGCGACATATTTGGTTAGCTCCGCCCCGACTGACTCTACATCTACCGTGCAAG GTGTGCTTCAAAGCGTGTACTGGGGCCTTGGCGGCCTTCTTGGAGTACTTATTGGCAACAATTTGATCAGCATGATTGGGTCAGCGGCGTCTCTCCGCCTTTTTTCTGTGATGGCCCTTGTGATCGCTATCATATTCACTATAGGGCTCCGAGGATTCTATTTCTCTGAGTCAAACTATTTCACCGCAATGATGACGCGTGTTTACTGCTTGGGCAGCGCGGCAAAGTGCGTCGTTATACCGCCCGGAAAGTCTGTTGTAGACAGTAATATACGTGGACTGGGACTAGACGTGGAGCGCGCGTCTAAGTCAAATTGTGGCGGCAAAAAAGATAGACGAAAATCAAAGCAGGAAAAAGGGAGCAAGTCCGAATGTGGTAGCGATACTAGAAATACACCCAGCCCTTGA
- the LOC5521323 gene encoding universal stress protein PHOS32, translated as MASHTRKVMVAVDESHHSEEALHFFFNNCYKPGQDFLHVVHVLNRPHIFSSRHHDAYRAIIHDVNEKANALKDSYISKLKALVQDEGGFEVFVRGEVDGGVGHTLCKEAFDHDISLIVMSRRGIGLIRRTLMGSVSDYVLHHAHVPIIIVPPCNCQVAKTALQQKTEEAQECQQTEEIS; from the exons ATGGCTTCTCACACCAGAAAAGTTATGGTCGCTGTCGACGAAAGTCACCATAGCGAAGAGGCTTTGCACT TTTTCTTCAACAACTGCTACAAACCTGGCCAGGATTTCCTCCATGTTGTCCACGTGCTCAACCGGCCAC ATATTTTCAGTTCACGCCACCACGACGCGTACAGGGCGATCATTCATGACGTCAACGAAAAGGCCAACGCCCTCAAAGACAGCTACATTTCCAAGTTAAAGGCGCTGGTTCAG GATGAGGGAGGCTTTGAGGTGTTCGTCCGAGGTGAGGTGGACGGAGGAGTCGGACACACCCTGTGCAAAGAAGCGTTCGACCATGACATCTCCCTGATAGTGATGTCCCGCCGTGGGATAGGCCTGATAAGACGCACGCTCATGGGGAGTGTCAGTGACTACGTCCTGCACCATGCCCATGTGCCTATTATAATAGTCCCGCCTTGCAACTGCCAGGTTGCCAAGACGGCCCTCCAGCAGAAGACAGAAGAGGCGCAGGAATGCCAACAGACTGAGGAGATTTCGTGA
- the LOC116604230 gene encoding uncharacterized protein LOC116604230: MGPYDIEKHADFTHVKRSFGGELYKAKATLKGGVSGSTLSDGVIAYLEKCFAYALYQNRNDEIGLKCALESIVPHSCGDHALCNASWCGYHKDPAAYKHTDLSNGENLKGEALRGCLDDIIRKFSTHEMVKKVAPLSSSQMNEAVNAIIGTKSLKIRYYGGSESNDVRVAAGVAQANEDCCS, translated from the exons ATGGGCC CATACGACATCGAAAAACATGCTGACTTCACGCACGTCAAGCGGTCGTTTGGTGGCGAATTATATAAAGCGAAGGCCACGCTGAAGGGCGGCGTCTCTGGAAGTACTCTCTCAGATGGCGTCATTGCTTACCTTGAGAAATGCTTCGCGTACGCTCTCTACCAGAATAGGAATGACGAGATCGGCCTCAAATGTGCCCTGGAATCCATAGTGCCACACTCATGTGGCGACCACGCCCTGTGCAACGCAAGTTGGTGTGGTTACCACAAAGATCCAGCGGCGTACAAGCACACTGACCTCTCGAACGGAGAAAATCTAAAAGGCGAAGCGCTGAGAGGTTGTCTTGACGACATCATAAGAAAGTTCTCAACCCACGAAATGGTGAAGAAGGTGGCCCCCTTATCATCCTCCCAGATGAATGAGGCCGTAAACGCAATAATCGGAACAAAATCCCTGAAAATACGGTACTATGGTGGAAGCGAGTCCAATGATGTAAGAGTCGCCGCTGGCGTAGCACAAGCAAATGAAG ATTGCTGCTCATAA
- the LOC116604220 gene encoding uncharacterized protein LOC116604220: MKSSLKDLSSQLAEAVNSLAFLHDQCDILTKKVKFLESRNTSLETEDKLIKVELNKMAGDLNTKKKSLDDIEQYSRRDCLEIKGVPLTPTENTNDVVKEVGELMEVEILEEDISTSHSYRLRDRIPTSAQLSQEDVRDRFYAGRKHLRDKSVRDIGLTRSDNKIYISESLSPGNRELFKAALSARHDLKFKYIWTQNGKVFLRKNKDSQAVLISKSQDSLHLKQREDHDSQEVESANF, from the exons ATGAAATCAAGCCTCAAAGATCTATCCTCACAACTGGCGGAGGCTGTGAACTCGCTTGCTTTTCTGCACGACCAATGTGATATACTAAccaaaaaagtgaagtttCTTGAGTCAAGGAACACAAGTCTCGAAACGGAGGACAAGCTAATTAAAGTGGAACTCAACAAAATGGCGGGAGATTTGAATACTAAGAAGAAGTCCCTCGACGACATAGAACAGTACTCGAGGAGGGATTGTTTAGAGATTAAAGGCGTTCCGTTAACACCTACGGAGAACACGAACGACGTAGTAAAAGAGGTAGGAGAGCTTATGGAAGTCGAAATCTTAGAAGAAGACATAAGCACAAGCCACAGCTACCGGCTCCGAGACCGAATCCCAACCAGCGCCCAGCTAAGCCAGGA AGATGTTCGAGACCGATTTTATGCCGGTCGGAAACATCTCCGAGATAAATCCGTACGGGACATTGGTCTCACGCGGTCCGATAACAAGATCTACATTTCGGAAAGTTTGAGTCCAGGCAACAGGGAGCTGTTCAAGGCGGCGTTAAGCGCCAGGCATGATCTGAAGTTCAAGTACATTTGGACGCAGAATGGAAAAGTGTTCCTgaggaaaaataaagacaGCCAAGCTGTGCTTATCAGTAAATCACAGGATTCACTCCACCTCAAGCAACGAGAAGACCACGATTCACAAGAGGTAGAGTCAGCAAACTTTTAA